In the Molothrus ater isolate BHLD 08-10-18 breed brown headed cowbird chromosome 26, BPBGC_Mater_1.1, whole genome shotgun sequence genome, one interval contains:
- the LOC118696855 gene encoding interleukin-12 receptor subunit beta-1, giving the protein MSFSKTGGQLRVRVPQLQCDSLKQPPQHEARFWKVGDSSWTQVTCETVMLTAGENSVTCALGVNGTFVVQLRHKLPHWSSYWSDWSSNISEAILRRPVLSHQLGKLGRDGQRVLRLSWQPVLMEQKDVTYKLDITMVACGCVESDEEHSVALGGEVTEHNLTLSGAEYEILLTAENAAGRGPAQHLRVPAEQHADLSFKEISVDGSTVTALWEAPWPGEAFCFEQQTLAEPPKQGVCVQQEFPANSTHPQRGALGARGCHRLAVHGWDTERGWATFALWHRYTGNDSLDVPFNISTGDSEAMLRWEPSPRAACPGALAKYLVCHMAEGDNVTYTEVEATASNYTLQNLQPGTGYRVGVWEVTEDSESTCSAWWPFQTRALGPQGALWRGNLNYLGIWLGVPTAAAIYHLSKKRARRLFFPPLPKPVGTKATQFSVDQGQPRTGLLEPSERFSPAELLLMEQNLGEETTDTGSQSAVPPPDESQPSPATEKPVTVVMSPLGCGEELPFAYRRQEMLSPVGSPPSGSTGCTEHRPGEEEEEEEEEGRQGLHQPLIPIALLISDKPIIIRC; this is encoded by the exons ATGTCCTTCTCCAAGACTGGTGGCCAGCTGAGGGTGCGggtgccacagctgcagtgtgaCAGCCTGAAGCAGCCACCACAGCACGAGGCTCGCTTCTGGAAGGTGGGAGacagcagctggacacag GTGACATGTGAGACAGTGATGCTGACAGCTGGAGAAAACTCAG TGAcctgtgccctgggggtcaATGGCACCTTCGTGGTCCAGCTCCGGCACAAACTTCCCCACTGGAGCAGCTACTGGAGCGACTGGAGCAGCAACATCTCTGAGg CAATCCTGAGGAGGCCGGTGCTGAGCCATCAACTGGGCAAACTGGGGAGAGACGGGCAGCGggtgctgaggctgagctggcag ccAGTCCTCATGGAGCAAAAGGATGTCACCTACAAGCTGGACATCACCATGGTGGCGTGTGGCTGTGTAGAGTCAGATGAGGAGCACTCGGTGGCGCTGGGCGGGGAGGTGACAGAGCACAACCTCACCCTCTCCGGGGCGGAGTACGAGATCCTGCTGACCGCCGAAAATGCCGCGGGGCGTGGACCAGCCCAGCACCTCCGTGTGCCGGCAGAGCAGCACGCAG ATCTCAGCTTCAAGGAGATCAGCGTGGACGGCAGCACCGTGACTGCGCTCTGGGAAGCGCCGTGGCCAGGCGAGGCTTTCTGCTTCGAGCAGCAGACACTGGCAGAGCCCCCGAAACAGGGAGTCTGCgtccagcaggaattccctgcCAACAGCACCCACCCGCAGAGAG GAGCGCTGGGAGCGCGGGGCTGTCACCGCCTCGCCGTGCACGGCTGGGACACGGAGCGGGGCTGGGCCACCTTCGCCCTGTGGCACCGCTACACCGGCAACG ATTCGCTGGACGTGCCCTTCAACATCAGCACCGGGGACAGCGAGGCCATGCTCCGCTGGGAGCCGTCCCCACGGGCCGCCTGCCCCGGCGCGCTGGCCAAGTACCTCGTGTGCCACATGGCCGAGGGGGACAATGTGACCT ACACTGAAGTGGAGGCCACGGCATCAAACTACACCCTCCAAAacctccagcctggcacaggctacagggtgggggtttgggaggTGACAGAGGACAGCGAGAGCACCTGCAGTGCTTGGTGGCCCTTCCAGACCAGGGCGCTGG GTCCCCAGGGAGCACTGTGGAGAGGCAACCTGAACTACCTGGGCATCTGGCTTGGTGTCCCCACCGCAGCTGCCATCTACCACCTGAGCAAAAAGAG ggctcgCCGCCTCTTCTTCCCACCCCTTCCCAAGCCCGTGGGCACCAAAGCCACCCAGTTCTCAGTCGACCAG GGCCAGCCCCGGACAGGCCTCCTGGAGCCCTCAGAGAGGTTCAGCCCTGCCgagctgctgctgatggagCAGAATCTGGGCGAGGAGACGACTGACACGGGCAGCCAGAGTGCGGTGCCGCCCCCCGACGagtcacagcccagccctgccacggAGAAGCCGGTGACAGTGGTGATGTCCCCGCTGGGCTGCGGGGAGGAGCTGCCCTTCGCCTACCgcaggcaggagatgctgagcCCGGTGGGATCTCCCCCCTCCGGCAGCACCGGCTGCACCGAGCACCGacctggagaggaggaagaggaggaggaagaggagggaaggcaggggCTGCATCAGCCGCTGATCCCCATTGCCCTGCTCATCTCCGACAAGCCCATCATCATCAGGTGTTGa